A single Larimichthys crocea isolate SSNF chromosome VIII, L_crocea_2.0, whole genome shotgun sequence DNA region contains:
- the mafa gene encoding transcription factor Maf, with protein sequence MASELAMSNSDLPTSPLAMEYVNDFDLMKFEVKKEPVEPDRNISQCSRLIAGGSLSSTPMSTPCSSVPPSPSFSAPSPGSGSEQKTHIEDFYWMSGYQQQLNPEALGFSPEDAVEALINSSHQLQSFDGYARGQQFAGAAGAGGTMAGEEMGSAAAVVSAVIAAAAAQNGGQHHHHHHHHHSSNHHQATGIQSNGTSGTIHPHMRLEERFSDDQLVTMSVRELNRQLRGVSKEEVIRLKQKRRTLKNRGYAQSCRYKRVQQRHVLEGEKTQLIQQVDHLKQEISRLVRERDAYKEKYEKLISNGFRENGSSSDNNPSSPEFFMSSRKFLHL encoded by the exons ATGGCATCAGAGCTGGCAATGAGCAACTCCGACCTGCCCACCAGTCCCCTGGCCATGGAATATGTTAATGACTTCGATCTGATGAAGTTTGAAGTGAAAAAGGAGCCGGTGGAGCCCGATCGCAACATCAGCCAGTGCAGTCGCCTTATCGCCGGGGGATCCTTGTCTTCCACCCCGATGAGCACGCCGTGCAGCTCGGTGCCCCCTTCCCCAAGCTTCTCGGCACCCAGTCCGGGCTCGGGGAGCGAGCAGAAGACACACATAGAGGATTTCTACTGGATGTCCGGTTATCAACAGCAGTTGAATCCAGAGGCGCTGGGCTTCAGCCCCGAAGACGCAGTCGAGGCGCTGATCAACAGCAGTCACCAGCTCCAGTCATTCGATGGCTACGCCAGGGGCCAGCAGTTTGCTGGCGCAGCCGGAGCAGGAGGCACCATGGCCGGGGAAGAGATGGGGTCCGCCGCGGCGGTTGTGTCGGCAGTCATCGCTGCGGCAGCTGCTCAGAACGGAGGGcagcaccaccatcaccaccatcaccaccacagcAGCAACCACCACCAAGCAACTGGCATCCAGTCCAACGGCACTTCTGGGACAATTCACCCACACATGCGCTTGGAGGAGCGGTTTTCGGACGACCAGCTGGTCACCATGTCAGTGCGGGAGCTCAACCGGCAGCTACGGGGGGTCAGCAAGGAAGAAGTGATCCGAttgaaacagaagaggaggaccCTAAAGAACAGAGGCTACGCGCAGTCCTGCCGGTACAAGAGGGTCCAGCAGCGGCACGTCCTGGAGGGAGAAAAGACGCAACTCATCCAGCAGGTCGATCACCTAAAGCAGGAGATCTCCAGGCTGGTCCGGGAGAGGGACGCGTACAAAGAAAAGTATGAGAAGCTCATCAGCAACGGCTTCAGAGAAAATGGATCCAGCAGCGACAACAACCCTTCATCTCCGGAGTTTTTCAT GTCATCGAGAAAATTCCTCCATCTGTGA